From a single Onychomys torridus chromosome 9, mOncTor1.1, whole genome shotgun sequence genomic region:
- the Ap1g2 gene encoding AP-1 complex subunit gamma-like 2 isoform X4 → MSAIMVVPQLVQILRTLVTAGYSAEHSISGVSDPFLQVQILRLLRILGRNHEESSEAMNDLLAQVATNTDTSRNAGNAVLLETVLTIMDIHSAAGLRVLAVNILGRFLLNSDKNIRYVALTSLLRLVQSDHSAVQRHRSTVVECLQETDASLSRRALELSLALVNSSNVRAMMQELQAFLESCPPDLRADCASGILLAAERFAPSKRWHIDTILHVLTTAGTHVRDDAVANLTQLIGEAQELHAYSVRRLYSALAEDISQQPLAQVAAWCIGEYGDLLLEGNCEEIEPLQVGEEEVLALLEKVLQSHMSLPATRGYALTALMKLSTRLQGDNNRIRQVVSIYGSCVDVELQQRAVEYNVLFQKYDHMRAAILEKMPLVDRSDPQVVEGQKENKAGPQLLEAAALVPTEPQATKLLDLLDLLGDTSGHAQHLPPLEPSPGEALVQLLDLPCVPPPPAAIPSLRVFEREGVQLDLSFVRPVETPTLLLVTATTTNSSREDVTHFVCQAAVPKSFQLQLQAPSGNTIPAQGGLPITQLFRILNPNKATLRLKLRLTYNHSGQPVQEVFEVDSLPVETWQ, encoded by the exons ATGAGCGCCATCATG GTAGTACCCCAACTGGTGCAGATCCTCCGGACTCTGGTGACAGCGGGATACTCAGCAGAGCACAGCATCTCTGGAGTCAGCGATCCCTTTTTGCAG GTCCAGATACTTCGTCTGCTTCGGATCCTGGGACGGAACCATGAAGAAAGCAGTGAGGCCATGAATGACTTGCTGGCCCAG GTCGCCACCAACACAGACACCAGCCGAAATGCAGGCAACGCCGTCCTGTTGGAGACAGTGCTCACCATCATGGACATCCACTCTGCAGCGGGCCTCCGG GTTCTAGCTGTTAACATTCTTGGCCGTTTCTTGCTCAACAGTGACAAGAATATTAG GTATGTGGCCCTGACATCATTGCTCCGGCTGGTGCAGTCCGATCACAGTGCTGTACAGCGTCACCGGTCCACTGTGGTAGAATGTCTCCAGGAAACAGATGCCTCCCTTAGCAG GCGGGCCCTGGAGCTGAGCCTGGCTCTGGTGAACAGTTCCAATGTACGAGCCATGATGCAAGAGCTGCAGGCCTTCCTGGAATCCTGCCCCCCTGATCTTCGGGCTGATTGTGCTTCAGGCATCCTATTGGCTGCCGAGAG GTTCGCTCCAAGCAAGCGGTGGCACATAGACACCATCCTGCACGTGCTGACCACG GCAGGTACCCATGTGAGGGACGACGCAGTGGCCAACCTGACCCAGCTGATTGGAGAGGCCCAGGAGCTCCATGCCTATTCTGTGCGCCGCCTCTACAGTGCCTTAGCAGAGGACATCTCCCAG CAACCACTGGCTCAGGTGGCAGCCTGGTGCATTGGCGAGTATGGGGACCTCCTGCTGGAGGGTAACTGTGAGGAAATCGAGCCTTTGCAG gtgggagaagaggaggtgcTGGCGCTTCTGGAAAAAGTGCTGCAGTCCCACATGTCCCTACCAGCCACCCGGGGCTATGCCCTCACAGCTCTCATGAAGCTCAGCACCCGGCTCCAGGGAGATAACAA TCGCATCCGCCAGGTGGTGTCCATCTACGGGAGCTGTGTGGATGTAGAGCTTCAACAGCGGGCTGTGGAGTATAACGTACTCTTCCAGAAGTATGACCACATGAG GGCTGCCATCCTTGAAAAGATGCCTCTGGTGGATCGCAGTGACCCTCAAGTTGTTgagggacagaaggaaaacaaagcgGGGCCCCAGCTCTTGGAAGCAGCAGCTCTTGTCCCCACGGAGCCCCAG GCCACTAAGCTCTTGGATCTGCTTGATCTCCTGGGTGACACTTCTGGGCACGCTCAGCATCTTCCACCTCTGGAGCCTTCCCCAGGGGAGGCATTAGTACAGCTCCTCGACCTTCCCTGTGTACCTCCGCCCCCTG CTGCCATCCCCAGTCTCAGAGTGTTTGAGCGTGAGGGCGTACAGCTGGACCTTTCTTTTGTGCGGCCCGTGGAAACGCCGACATTACTCCTAgtcactgccaccaccaccaactcCTCAAGGGAGGATGTTACCCACTTCGTTTGCCAGGCAGCTGTGCCCAAG AGTTTCCAGCTGCAATTGCAGGCCCCCAGTGGGAACACAATTCCAGCTCAGGGTGGCCTTCCTATCACCCAGCTCTTCAGAATCCTCAATCCTAACAAG GCAACTCTGCGACTAAAGCTGCGCCTCACCTACAACCACTCTGGCCAGCCAGTACAGGAGGTCTTTGAAGTGGACAGCTTGCCTGTGGAGACTTGGCAGTAA
- the Ap1g2 gene encoding AP-1 complex subunit gamma-like 2 isoform X1 encodes MVVPSLRLQDLIEEIRGAKTLAHEREVIQKECAQIRASFRDGDPLQRHRQLAKLLYVHMLGYPAHFGQMECLKLIASPRFTDKRVGYLGAMLLLDERHDAHLLITNSIKNDLSQGIQPVQGLALCTLSTMGSAEMCRDLATEVEKLLLQPSPYVRKKAVLTAVHMIRKDPELASIFLPPCAKLLHERHHGILLGTITLITELCERSPAALRHFRKVVPQLVQILRTLVTAGYSAEHSISGVSDPFLQVQILRLLRILGRNHEESSEAMNDLLAQVATNTDTSRNAGNAVLLETVLTIMDIHSAAGLRVLAVNILGRFLLNSDKNIRYVALTSLLRLVQSDHSAVQRHRSTVVECLQETDASLSRRALELSLALVNSSNVRAMMQELQAFLESCPPDLRADCASGILLAAERFAPSKRWHIDTILHVLTTAGTHVRDDAVANLTQLIGEAQELHAYSVRRLYSALAEDISQQPLAQVAAWCIGEYGDLLLEGNCEEIEPLQVGEEEVLALLEKVLQSHMSLPATRGYALTALMKLSTRLQGDNNRIRQVVSIYGSCVDVELQQRAVEYNVLFQKYDHMRAAILEKMPLVDRSDPQVVEGQKENKAGPQLLEAAALVPTEPQATKLLDLLDLLGDTSGHAQHLPPLEPSPGEALVQLLDLPCVPPPPAAIPSLRVFEREGVQLDLSFVRPVETPTLLLVTATTTNSSREDVTHFVCQAAVPKSFQLQLQAPSGNTIPAQGGLPITQLFRILNPNKATLRLKLRLTYNHSGQPVQEVFEVDSLPVETWQ; translated from the exons ATGGTGGTGCCTTCCTTGAGACTTCAGGACTTGATCGAAGAGATACGCGGGGCCAAGACTCTGGCCCACGAACGGGAAGTGATCCAGAAAGAGTGTGCTCAGATTCGGGCCTCCTTCCGCGATGGGGACCCCCTGCAAAGGCATCGCCAGCTGGCGAAACTGCTGTACGTCCACATGTTGGGCTACCCCGCCCACTTTGGACAG ATGGAGTGCCTGAAACTGATCGCCTCCCCCAGATTCACAGACAAGAGGGTGGGCTACCTTGGGGCCATGCTTCTATTGGATGAGAGGCACGATGCCCATCTGCTCATTACCAACAGCATCAAGAA TGACCTGAGCCAAGGGATTCAGCCAGTTCAGGGTCTGGCCCTGTGTACTCTGAGCACCATGGGCTCTGCTGAGATGTGCCGAGACCTAGCCACTGAGGTGGAGAAGCTGCTCCTGCAGCCCAGCCCCTATGTGCGTAAGAAG GCTGTTTTGACCGCTGTGCATATGATTCGGAAGGACCCCGAGCTCGCCAGCATCTTCCTCCCACCTTGTGCCAAACTGCTCCATGAGCGCCATCATG GCATCCTGCTGGGCACCATCACGCTGATCACCGAGCTCTGTGAAAGAAGCCCTGCAGCCCTCAGGCACTTTCGCAAG GTAGTACCCCAACTGGTGCAGATCCTCCGGACTCTGGTGACAGCGGGATACTCAGCAGAGCACAGCATCTCTGGAGTCAGCGATCCCTTTTTGCAG GTCCAGATACTTCGTCTGCTTCGGATCCTGGGACGGAACCATGAAGAAAGCAGTGAGGCCATGAATGACTTGCTGGCCCAG GTCGCCACCAACACAGACACCAGCCGAAATGCAGGCAACGCCGTCCTGTTGGAGACAGTGCTCACCATCATGGACATCCACTCTGCAGCGGGCCTCCGG GTTCTAGCTGTTAACATTCTTGGCCGTTTCTTGCTCAACAGTGACAAGAATATTAG GTATGTGGCCCTGACATCATTGCTCCGGCTGGTGCAGTCCGATCACAGTGCTGTACAGCGTCACCGGTCCACTGTGGTAGAATGTCTCCAGGAAACAGATGCCTCCCTTAGCAG GCGGGCCCTGGAGCTGAGCCTGGCTCTGGTGAACAGTTCCAATGTACGAGCCATGATGCAAGAGCTGCAGGCCTTCCTGGAATCCTGCCCCCCTGATCTTCGGGCTGATTGTGCTTCAGGCATCCTATTGGCTGCCGAGAG GTTCGCTCCAAGCAAGCGGTGGCACATAGACACCATCCTGCACGTGCTGACCACG GCAGGTACCCATGTGAGGGACGACGCAGTGGCCAACCTGACCCAGCTGATTGGAGAGGCCCAGGAGCTCCATGCCTATTCTGTGCGCCGCCTCTACAGTGCCTTAGCAGAGGACATCTCCCAG CAACCACTGGCTCAGGTGGCAGCCTGGTGCATTGGCGAGTATGGGGACCTCCTGCTGGAGGGTAACTGTGAGGAAATCGAGCCTTTGCAG gtgggagaagaggaggtgcTGGCGCTTCTGGAAAAAGTGCTGCAGTCCCACATGTCCCTACCAGCCACCCGGGGCTATGCCCTCACAGCTCTCATGAAGCTCAGCACCCGGCTCCAGGGAGATAACAA TCGCATCCGCCAGGTGGTGTCCATCTACGGGAGCTGTGTGGATGTAGAGCTTCAACAGCGGGCTGTGGAGTATAACGTACTCTTCCAGAAGTATGACCACATGAG GGCTGCCATCCTTGAAAAGATGCCTCTGGTGGATCGCAGTGACCCTCAAGTTGTTgagggacagaaggaaaacaaagcgGGGCCCCAGCTCTTGGAAGCAGCAGCTCTTGTCCCCACGGAGCCCCAG GCCACTAAGCTCTTGGATCTGCTTGATCTCCTGGGTGACACTTCTGGGCACGCTCAGCATCTTCCACCTCTGGAGCCTTCCCCAGGGGAGGCATTAGTACAGCTCCTCGACCTTCCCTGTGTACCTCCGCCCCCTG CTGCCATCCCCAGTCTCAGAGTGTTTGAGCGTGAGGGCGTACAGCTGGACCTTTCTTTTGTGCGGCCCGTGGAAACGCCGACATTACTCCTAgtcactgccaccaccaccaactcCTCAAGGGAGGATGTTACCCACTTCGTTTGCCAGGCAGCTGTGCCCAAG AGTTTCCAGCTGCAATTGCAGGCCCCCAGTGGGAACACAATTCCAGCTCAGGGTGGCCTTCCTATCACCCAGCTCTTCAGAATCCTCAATCCTAACAAG GCAACTCTGCGACTAAAGCTGCGCCTCACCTACAACCACTCTGGCCAGCCAGTACAGGAGGTCTTTGAAGTGGACAGCTTGCCTGTGGAGACTTGGCAGTAA
- the Ap1g2 gene encoding AP-1 complex subunit gamma-like 2 isoform X3, which translates to MVVPSLRLQDLIEEIRGAKTLAHEREVIQKECAQIRASFRDGDPLQRHRQLAKLLYVHMLGYPAHFGQMECLKLIASPRFTDKRVGYLGAMLLLDERHDAHLLITNSIKNDLSQGIQPVQGLALCTLSTMGSAEMCRDLATEVEKLLLQPSPYVRKKAVLTAVHMIRKDPELASIFLPPCAKLLHERHHGILLGTITLITELCERSPAALRHFRKVVPQLVQILRTLVTAGYSAEHSISGVSDPFLQVQILRLLRILGRNHEESSEAMNDLLAQVATNTDTSRNAGNAVLLETVLTIMDIHSAAGLRVLAVNILGRFLLNSDKNIRYVALTSLLRLVQSDHSAVQRHRSTVVECLQETDASLSRRALELSLALVNSSNVRAMMQELQAFLESCPPDLRADCASGILLAAERFAPSKRWHIDTILHVLTTAGTHVRDDAVANLTQLIGEAQELHAYSVRRLYSALAEDISQQPLAQVAAWCIGEYGDLLLEGNCEEIEPLQVGEEEVLALLEKVLQSHMSLPATRGYALTALMKLSTRLQGDNNRIRQVVSIYGSCVDVELQQRAVEYNVLFQKYDHMRAAILEKMPLVDRSDPQVVEGQKENKAGPQLLEAAALVPTEPQATKLLDLLDLLGDTSGHAQHLPPLEPSPGEALVQLLDLPCVPPPPGRFRLGSLYRSPSGFLSQSVLLFLLQAVSNHFRLPTPLAPSTPRILLPQTLDTSCSLPNTSND; encoded by the exons ATGGTGGTGCCTTCCTTGAGACTTCAGGACTTGATCGAAGAGATACGCGGGGCCAAGACTCTGGCCCACGAACGGGAAGTGATCCAGAAAGAGTGTGCTCAGATTCGGGCCTCCTTCCGCGATGGGGACCCCCTGCAAAGGCATCGCCAGCTGGCGAAACTGCTGTACGTCCACATGTTGGGCTACCCCGCCCACTTTGGACAG ATGGAGTGCCTGAAACTGATCGCCTCCCCCAGATTCACAGACAAGAGGGTGGGCTACCTTGGGGCCATGCTTCTATTGGATGAGAGGCACGATGCCCATCTGCTCATTACCAACAGCATCAAGAA TGACCTGAGCCAAGGGATTCAGCCAGTTCAGGGTCTGGCCCTGTGTACTCTGAGCACCATGGGCTCTGCTGAGATGTGCCGAGACCTAGCCACTGAGGTGGAGAAGCTGCTCCTGCAGCCCAGCCCCTATGTGCGTAAGAAG GCTGTTTTGACCGCTGTGCATATGATTCGGAAGGACCCCGAGCTCGCCAGCATCTTCCTCCCACCTTGTGCCAAACTGCTCCATGAGCGCCATCATG GCATCCTGCTGGGCACCATCACGCTGATCACCGAGCTCTGTGAAAGAAGCCCTGCAGCCCTCAGGCACTTTCGCAAG GTAGTACCCCAACTGGTGCAGATCCTCCGGACTCTGGTGACAGCGGGATACTCAGCAGAGCACAGCATCTCTGGAGTCAGCGATCCCTTTTTGCAG GTCCAGATACTTCGTCTGCTTCGGATCCTGGGACGGAACCATGAAGAAAGCAGTGAGGCCATGAATGACTTGCTGGCCCAG GTCGCCACCAACACAGACACCAGCCGAAATGCAGGCAACGCCGTCCTGTTGGAGACAGTGCTCACCATCATGGACATCCACTCTGCAGCGGGCCTCCGG GTTCTAGCTGTTAACATTCTTGGCCGTTTCTTGCTCAACAGTGACAAGAATATTAG GTATGTGGCCCTGACATCATTGCTCCGGCTGGTGCAGTCCGATCACAGTGCTGTACAGCGTCACCGGTCCACTGTGGTAGAATGTCTCCAGGAAACAGATGCCTCCCTTAGCAG GCGGGCCCTGGAGCTGAGCCTGGCTCTGGTGAACAGTTCCAATGTACGAGCCATGATGCAAGAGCTGCAGGCCTTCCTGGAATCCTGCCCCCCTGATCTTCGGGCTGATTGTGCTTCAGGCATCCTATTGGCTGCCGAGAG GTTCGCTCCAAGCAAGCGGTGGCACATAGACACCATCCTGCACGTGCTGACCACG GCAGGTACCCATGTGAGGGACGACGCAGTGGCCAACCTGACCCAGCTGATTGGAGAGGCCCAGGAGCTCCATGCCTATTCTGTGCGCCGCCTCTACAGTGCCTTAGCAGAGGACATCTCCCAG CAACCACTGGCTCAGGTGGCAGCCTGGTGCATTGGCGAGTATGGGGACCTCCTGCTGGAGGGTAACTGTGAGGAAATCGAGCCTTTGCAG gtgggagaagaggaggtgcTGGCGCTTCTGGAAAAAGTGCTGCAGTCCCACATGTCCCTACCAGCCACCCGGGGCTATGCCCTCACAGCTCTCATGAAGCTCAGCACCCGGCTCCAGGGAGATAACAA TCGCATCCGCCAGGTGGTGTCCATCTACGGGAGCTGTGTGGATGTAGAGCTTCAACAGCGGGCTGTGGAGTATAACGTACTCTTCCAGAAGTATGACCACATGAG GGCTGCCATCCTTGAAAAGATGCCTCTGGTGGATCGCAGTGACCCTCAAGTTGTTgagggacagaaggaaaacaaagcgGGGCCCCAGCTCTTGGAAGCAGCAGCTCTTGTCCCCACGGAGCCCCAG GCCACTAAGCTCTTGGATCTGCTTGATCTCCTGGGTGACACTTCTGGGCACGCTCAGCATCTTCCACCTCTGGAGCCTTCCCCAGGGGAGGCATTAGTACAGCTCCTCGACCTTCCCTGTGTACCTCCGCCCCCTG GCCGGTTCCGTCTTGGATCTCTGTACCGATCTCCCTCAGGTTTCTTATCCCAGTCTGTGCTCCTGTTTCTGCTCCAGGCTGTGTCAAATCACTTCCGACTACCCACTCCACTGGCCCCTTCCACTCCCCGCATTCTTCTGCCTCAAACACTTGACACTTCATGTTCTCTACCCAACACCTCAAATGACTAG
- the Ap1g2 gene encoding AP-1 complex subunit gamma-like 2 isoform X2 yields the protein MVVPSLRLQDLIEEIRGAKTLAHEREVIQKECAQIRASFRDGDPLQRHRQLAKLLYVHMLGYPAHFGQMECLKLIASPRFTDKRVGYLGAMLLLDERHDAHLLITNSIKNDLSQGIQPVQGLALCTLSTMGSAEMCRDLATEVEKLLLQPSPYVRKKAVLTAVHMIRKDPELASIFLPPCAKLLHERHHVPQLVQILRTLVTAGYSAEHSISGVSDPFLQVQILRLLRILGRNHEESSEAMNDLLAQVATNTDTSRNAGNAVLLETVLTIMDIHSAAGLRVLAVNILGRFLLNSDKNIRYVALTSLLRLVQSDHSAVQRHRSTVVECLQETDASLSRRALELSLALVNSSNVRAMMQELQAFLESCPPDLRADCASGILLAAERFAPSKRWHIDTILHVLTTAGTHVRDDAVANLTQLIGEAQELHAYSVRRLYSALAEDISQQPLAQVAAWCIGEYGDLLLEGNCEEIEPLQVGEEEVLALLEKVLQSHMSLPATRGYALTALMKLSTRLQGDNNRIRQVVSIYGSCVDVELQQRAVEYNVLFQKYDHMRAAILEKMPLVDRSDPQVVEGQKENKAGPQLLEAAALVPTEPQATKLLDLLDLLGDTSGHAQHLPPLEPSPGEALVQLLDLPCVPPPPAAIPSLRVFEREGVQLDLSFVRPVETPTLLLVTATTTNSSREDVTHFVCQAAVPKSFQLQLQAPSGNTIPAQGGLPITQLFRILNPNKATLRLKLRLTYNHSGQPVQEVFEVDSLPVETWQ from the exons ATGGTGGTGCCTTCCTTGAGACTTCAGGACTTGATCGAAGAGATACGCGGGGCCAAGACTCTGGCCCACGAACGGGAAGTGATCCAGAAAGAGTGTGCTCAGATTCGGGCCTCCTTCCGCGATGGGGACCCCCTGCAAAGGCATCGCCAGCTGGCGAAACTGCTGTACGTCCACATGTTGGGCTACCCCGCCCACTTTGGACAG ATGGAGTGCCTGAAACTGATCGCCTCCCCCAGATTCACAGACAAGAGGGTGGGCTACCTTGGGGCCATGCTTCTATTGGATGAGAGGCACGATGCCCATCTGCTCATTACCAACAGCATCAAGAA TGACCTGAGCCAAGGGATTCAGCCAGTTCAGGGTCTGGCCCTGTGTACTCTGAGCACCATGGGCTCTGCTGAGATGTGCCGAGACCTAGCCACTGAGGTGGAGAAGCTGCTCCTGCAGCCCAGCCCCTATGTGCGTAAGAAG GCTGTTTTGACCGCTGTGCATATGATTCGGAAGGACCCCGAGCTCGCCAGCATCTTCCTCCCACCTTGTGCCAAACTGCTCCATGAGCGCCATCATG TACCCCAACTGGTGCAGATCCTCCGGACTCTGGTGACAGCGGGATACTCAGCAGAGCACAGCATCTCTGGAGTCAGCGATCCCTTTTTGCAG GTCCAGATACTTCGTCTGCTTCGGATCCTGGGACGGAACCATGAAGAAAGCAGTGAGGCCATGAATGACTTGCTGGCCCAG GTCGCCACCAACACAGACACCAGCCGAAATGCAGGCAACGCCGTCCTGTTGGAGACAGTGCTCACCATCATGGACATCCACTCTGCAGCGGGCCTCCGG GTTCTAGCTGTTAACATTCTTGGCCGTTTCTTGCTCAACAGTGACAAGAATATTAG GTATGTGGCCCTGACATCATTGCTCCGGCTGGTGCAGTCCGATCACAGTGCTGTACAGCGTCACCGGTCCACTGTGGTAGAATGTCTCCAGGAAACAGATGCCTCCCTTAGCAG GCGGGCCCTGGAGCTGAGCCTGGCTCTGGTGAACAGTTCCAATGTACGAGCCATGATGCAAGAGCTGCAGGCCTTCCTGGAATCCTGCCCCCCTGATCTTCGGGCTGATTGTGCTTCAGGCATCCTATTGGCTGCCGAGAG GTTCGCTCCAAGCAAGCGGTGGCACATAGACACCATCCTGCACGTGCTGACCACG GCAGGTACCCATGTGAGGGACGACGCAGTGGCCAACCTGACCCAGCTGATTGGAGAGGCCCAGGAGCTCCATGCCTATTCTGTGCGCCGCCTCTACAGTGCCTTAGCAGAGGACATCTCCCAG CAACCACTGGCTCAGGTGGCAGCCTGGTGCATTGGCGAGTATGGGGACCTCCTGCTGGAGGGTAACTGTGAGGAAATCGAGCCTTTGCAG gtgggagaagaggaggtgcTGGCGCTTCTGGAAAAAGTGCTGCAGTCCCACATGTCCCTACCAGCCACCCGGGGCTATGCCCTCACAGCTCTCATGAAGCTCAGCACCCGGCTCCAGGGAGATAACAA TCGCATCCGCCAGGTGGTGTCCATCTACGGGAGCTGTGTGGATGTAGAGCTTCAACAGCGGGCTGTGGAGTATAACGTACTCTTCCAGAAGTATGACCACATGAG GGCTGCCATCCTTGAAAAGATGCCTCTGGTGGATCGCAGTGACCCTCAAGTTGTTgagggacagaaggaaaacaaagcgGGGCCCCAGCTCTTGGAAGCAGCAGCTCTTGTCCCCACGGAGCCCCAG GCCACTAAGCTCTTGGATCTGCTTGATCTCCTGGGTGACACTTCTGGGCACGCTCAGCATCTTCCACCTCTGGAGCCTTCCCCAGGGGAGGCATTAGTACAGCTCCTCGACCTTCCCTGTGTACCTCCGCCCCCTG CTGCCATCCCCAGTCTCAGAGTGTTTGAGCGTGAGGGCGTACAGCTGGACCTTTCTTTTGTGCGGCCCGTGGAAACGCCGACATTACTCCTAgtcactgccaccaccaccaactcCTCAAGGGAGGATGTTACCCACTTCGTTTGCCAGGCAGCTGTGCCCAAG AGTTTCCAGCTGCAATTGCAGGCCCCCAGTGGGAACACAATTCCAGCTCAGGGTGGCCTTCCTATCACCCAGCTCTTCAGAATCCTCAATCCTAACAAG GCAACTCTGCGACTAAAGCTGCGCCTCACCTACAACCACTCTGGCCAGCCAGTACAGGAGGTCTTTGAAGTGGACAGCTTGCCTGTGGAGACTTGGCAGTAA